The genomic interval TCATTACTTGCTTTGATTTTGAAGGAGGGTTTTTTATCTTTGCGCATCTTCACCTCGTAGGTGTGTTATGATTATTTTTTAAGACATTATAATTTAACACGCTTACGAGGTTTTTTATTATTCTAAATCGGAATCAGGGAGGGTGGTGTGTGATAATTATTGCGAAAAAATCAGGGCTGAGTATTTCGTGGTGGGGACATTTTAGCGCTACGGTGAGCCCCATAAAAATCAGCCAGCCAGAAGAGGGTCATGAAGCTGGCATTTATCCCGATTCTAACAGGATTTTCCGCCTGAATATGTTGATGGGTATTAAAAGCAAATCCAGAGACCAGAATAAAGCTGAATAGTCCGTCAACGGGATGCCCGGCATAGGCTCTACCCAGGCCCGGAATTATTGATAAGGAAGTCGCCAGAAGTGGGCTTTTCCCAGGGCTAGGCTCTCTGGCATATTCGAGTGGATCCACCAACCTCCCGTCATATTGAATTTTAGAATGTGGGAGTTGTAAGTGGTAATGACGGGCTGAAGGATTACAGCGAACGATCCTGTCAGTTCCCATGACTGATCCCCGCAAAAATCCTTTCTCCAGAACAGCTTCAACCATAAAATTGGAGCATGACTTCTCGAATTGGCAGTTGAGTGCTGATGATTCATAGCTGAAATGCTGCCAGGCTTGGATGGGCTTTAATAGTGCTCTTTGAGCAAAGCTGAGGCTATCCTGAGCATACAATGAATCCAGGGGTGTCAGCTCCTGTGCGCATACAATTTGTGTAAACAGGATGAGTGAAAGTAGGGCTGATCTCAATCTTATTGCTTAACTGGTAACTGTATTCTGACGAATCTCTATTAAGGCTGAAGTTCAGTGTACAGGCGATTGAAAAAATCGATAAA from Candidatus Neomarinimicrobiota bacterium carries:
- a CDS encoding membrane protein insertion efficiency factor YidD, translated to MRSALLSLILFTQIVCAQELTPLDSLYAQDSLSFAQRALLKPIQAWQHFSYESSALNCQFEKSCSNFMVEAVLEKGFLRGSVMGTDRIVRCNPSARHYHLQLPHSKIQYDGRLVDPLEYAREPSPGKSPLLATSLSIIPGLGRAYAGHPVDGLFSFILVSGFAFNTHQHIQAENPVRIGINASFMTLFWLADFYGAHRSAKMSPPRNTQP